A genomic segment from Luteibacter aegosomatis encodes:
- the panC gene encoding pantoate--beta-alanine ligase produces MQTVTDAAALRATIRGWRTAGQTVGFVPTMGNLHAGHHSLLKLARARADRVVASVFVNPTQFGPNEDFERYPRTLAQDQVGLAEAGCDVLFAPDVPTMYPFGPAASVSIHVPVVTDTLEGAHRPGHFDGVATVVSKLFHLVQPDFAVFGQKDFQQLKVIERMVRDLSLPVKIMSGPTLRDDDGLAKSSRNQYLTAAERQRAPQIHATLVQMRDLFRQGHAWQALEQAARARLERAGFVPDYVAIRRAEDLAEPAADEREGLVALVAARLGATRLIDNLPFD; encoded by the coding sequence ATGCAGACCGTTACCGATGCCGCCGCCCTTCGTGCCACCATCCGCGGCTGGCGCACCGCCGGGCAGACCGTCGGCTTCGTGCCGACGATGGGCAACCTGCACGCCGGGCACCACTCGCTGTTGAAGCTGGCGCGCGCGCGCGCCGATCGCGTGGTGGCCAGCGTGTTCGTCAACCCCACCCAGTTCGGCCCCAACGAGGACTTCGAGCGCTACCCGCGTACCCTGGCCCAGGACCAGGTCGGCCTGGCCGAGGCCGGCTGCGACGTCCTGTTCGCCCCGGACGTGCCGACCATGTATCCGTTCGGTCCGGCCGCCAGCGTGAGCATCCACGTGCCCGTGGTGACCGATACGCTGGAAGGGGCGCACCGGCCGGGGCATTTCGACGGCGTCGCCACGGTGGTGAGCAAGCTGTTCCATCTGGTGCAGCCGGATTTCGCCGTGTTCGGCCAAAAGGATTTCCAGCAGCTGAAGGTGATCGAACGGATGGTCCGCGACCTGTCGCTGCCGGTGAAGATCATGTCCGGCCCGACCCTGCGCGACGACGATGGCCTCGCCAAGAGCTCGCGCAACCAGTACCTGACGGCCGCCGAGCGCCAGCGGGCGCCCCAGATCCACGCCACCCTGGTCCAGATGCGCGACCTGTTCCGTCAGGGTCATGCCTGGCAGGCCCTGGAGCAGGCCGCCAGGGCGCGCCTGGAGCGGGCGGGCTTCGTGCCCGATTACGTCGCCATCCGCCGTGCCGAAGACCTGGCCGAGCCGGCGGCGGACGAGCGCGAAGGGCTGGTGGCCCTGGTGGCTGCCCGCCTGGGCGCCACCCGCCTGATCGACAACCTTCCCTTCGACTGA
- the pgi gene encoding glucose-6-phosphate isomerase, producing the protein MDSKHAPLPSFEAHAARLAGTHLRTLVNDDARAQRLRRRVGPILLDITRQKLDIAALDAVGQYIEGTGWKAARDAMFEGKHINTSEDRAVLHTALRGGASRHPAAPADVRKDVADALDKMEQLVNAVHRGEGESVGLIGRVTDVVNIGIGGSDLGPRLAVHALEQFHVKGITSHFLTNVDGQAATDLMKKLDPAHTLVILVSKSFNTQETLLNGGVFRNWILKANDGDEAKTSKHFIAVSSNVEAVNKWGASQVLPMWDYVGGRFSLWSAVGASIAFSIGMQGFRDLLAGAAEADDHFRTAEWQDNVPVLLAIAEFWNRNILGRSSRAVVPYVDSLGDLPSYLQQLEMESLGKHVHPDDGSEVAQSTVPVVWGSIGTNAQHAYFQALHQGTDTVPLEFIGLVKPAHPLRENHDVLLSNLLAQAAALSLGKTFDEALAEAKTGTDEERRALAAQRTFKGDRPSTVFMLDSLTPHSLGALIALYEHKVFMLGHLWGINAFDQWGVELGKVIAKQIYPSLANDKSAGDLGQFDGATRGLIEAIRDRR; encoded by the coding sequence ATGGATTCAAAGCACGCCCCCCTGCCTTCGTTCGAAGCGCACGCCGCCCGTCTGGCCGGTACCCACCTCCGCACCCTCGTCAACGATGACGCCCGCGCCCAGCGTTTGCGTCGCCGCGTGGGGCCGATCCTCCTGGACATCACCCGCCAGAAGCTCGACATCGCCGCGCTCGATGCCGTGGGTCAGTACATCGAAGGCACCGGCTGGAAGGCCGCGCGCGACGCGATGTTCGAAGGCAAGCACATCAACACCTCCGAAGATCGCGCCGTGTTGCATACCGCCCTGCGCGGCGGTGCCTCGCGCCATCCGGCCGCGCCGGCCGACGTGCGCAAGGACGTGGCCGACGCGCTCGACAAGATGGAGCAGCTGGTCAATGCCGTGCATCGCGGCGAGGGCGAGTCGGTCGGCCTGATCGGTCGCGTGACCGACGTGGTCAACATCGGCATCGGCGGTTCGGACCTCGGTCCGCGCCTGGCCGTGCACGCGCTCGAGCAGTTCCACGTCAAGGGCATCACCAGCCATTTCCTCACCAACGTCGACGGCCAGGCGGCCACCGACCTCATGAAGAAGCTCGACCCGGCGCATACGCTGGTGATCCTGGTGTCCAAGAGCTTCAACACGCAGGAGACCCTGCTCAACGGCGGCGTCTTCCGCAACTGGATCCTCAAGGCCAACGACGGCGACGAGGCGAAGACCTCGAAGCACTTCATCGCCGTGAGCTCCAACGTCGAAGCGGTGAACAAGTGGGGCGCCTCGCAGGTGCTCCCCATGTGGGATTACGTGGGCGGTCGCTTCTCGTTGTGGTCCGCGGTCGGTGCGTCCATCGCCTTCTCGATCGGCATGCAGGGTTTCCGCGACCTGCTCGCGGGCGCGGCGGAAGCCGACGATCACTTCCGCACGGCCGAGTGGCAGGACAACGTGCCGGTGCTGCTGGCCATCGCCGAGTTCTGGAACCGCAACATCCTTGGTCGCAGCAGCCGCGCGGTGGTGCCTTACGTCGACTCGCTCGGCGACTTGCCGTCATACCTGCAGCAGTTGGAGATGGAAAGCCTCGGCAAGCACGTGCATCCGGACGACGGCAGCGAGGTGGCCCAGTCCACCGTGCCGGTGGTGTGGGGCAGCATCGGTACCAACGCGCAGCATGCGTATTTCCAGGCGTTGCACCAAGGCACCGACACCGTGCCGCTGGAGTTCATCGGCCTGGTGAAGCCGGCGCATCCGCTGCGCGAGAACCACGACGTGCTGCTGTCGAACCTGCTGGCGCAGGCTGCCGCGCTGTCGCTGGGCAAGACCTTCGACGAAGCCCTGGCCGAAGCGAAGACCGGCACCGACGAAGAGCGTCGCGCGCTCGCCGCGCAGCGCACCTTCAAGGGCGATCGTCCGAGCACCGTGTTCATGCTCGATTCGCTCACCCCGCATTCGCTCGGCGCCCTGATCGCGCTCTACGAACACAAGGTATTCATGCTCGGCCACCTGTGGGGTATCAACGCCTTCGACCAGTGGGGCGTGGAACTGGGCAAGGTCATCGCCAAGCAGATCTATCCCTCGCTCGCCAACGACAAGAGCGCGGGCGACCTCGGCCAGTTCGATGGCGCCACGCGCGGCCTGATCGAGGCCATTCGCGACCGCCGCTGA
- the kdsA gene encoding 3-deoxy-8-phosphooctulonate synthase, protein MKLCGFEVGLDRPFFLIAGPCVIESMQLQLDVAGKLKEMTDRLGINFIFKSSFDKANRSSGTSFRGPGMEEGLKVLDAVKKQIGVPVLTDVHEYTPMNEVAAVVDVLQTPAFLARQTDFIQNVARAGKPVNIKKGQFLAPWDMKNVVQKAFDVGNHDIMVCERGASFGYNNLVSDMRSLSVMRETGCPVVFDATHSVQLPGGQGTSSGGQREFVPVLARAAIAVGVSGLFAETHPNPAEALSDGPNAWPLDQMEELLETLMELDQAVKHRGFENHA, encoded by the coding sequence ATGAAGCTCTGTGGTTTCGAGGTCGGCCTCGACCGGCCGTTCTTCCTGATCGCCGGTCCCTGCGTCATCGAGTCGATGCAGCTGCAGCTCGACGTGGCCGGCAAGCTCAAGGAGATGACCGATCGCCTGGGCATTAACTTCATCTTCAAGTCGAGCTTCGACAAGGCCAACCGGTCCTCCGGCACGAGCTTCCGCGGCCCGGGCATGGAAGAAGGCCTCAAGGTGCTCGATGCGGTGAAGAAGCAGATCGGCGTGCCGGTGCTCACCGACGTGCACGAATACACCCCGATGAACGAGGTGGCCGCCGTGGTCGACGTGCTGCAGACGCCGGCCTTCCTGGCCCGGCAGACCGACTTCATCCAGAACGTGGCCCGCGCCGGCAAGCCGGTGAACATCAAGAAGGGACAGTTCCTCGCGCCCTGGGACATGAAGAACGTCGTGCAGAAGGCGTTCGACGTGGGCAACCACGACATCATGGTCTGCGAGCGCGGCGCCAGCTTCGGCTACAACAATCTCGTCTCCGACATGCGCTCGCTGTCGGTGATGCGAGAAACGGGCTGCCCCGTGGTCTTCGACGCCACCCACTCGGTGCAGTTGCCGGGCGGGCAGGGCACCAGCTCGGGTGGCCAGCGCGAATTCGTGCCGGTGCTGGCTCGCGCGGCCATCGCCGTGGGCGTTTCCGGGTTGTTCGCCGAGACCCATCCCAATCCCGCCGAAGCGCTCAGCGACGGTCCCAACGCATGGCCGCTCGACCAGATGGAAGAACTGCTCGAGACTCTCATGGAGCTCGACCAGGCCGTGAAGCACCGCGGTTTCGAGAACCACGCCTGA
- the eno gene encoding phosphopyruvate hydratase, with amino-acid sequence MSTSITQIHAREILDSRGNPTLEAEVTLADGSFGRAAVPSGASTGTREAVELRDGDKSRYGGKGVKNAVANVNGAIAKALAGHDAADQKGLDDALITLDGTDNKGKLGANALLGVSMAAAHAVAASKKQALWQYLMVDGGGSLPVPMMNIINGGAHADNNVDVQEFMVLPVGAPSFAEALRYGAEIFHALKSVLKGRGLNTAVGDEGGFAPNLKSNVEALDTILEAVNKAGYKVGSDILLGLDVASSEFFKDGKYDLEGEGKVFTPEQWVDTLASWAKQYPIVTIEDGMAEGDWDGWAHLTKVVDGGIQLVGDDLFVTNPKIFQEGIDKKIANAILIKVNQIGTLSETLEAIAMADRAKYAAIVSHRSGETEDTTISDIAVATTATQIKTGSLCRTDRVAKYNQLLRIEEALGAKAKYAGRDAFPNLSKLPG; translated from the coding sequence ATGAGCACCTCGATCACCCAGATCCACGCCCGCGAAATCCTCGACTCGCGCGGCAACCCCACGCTCGAAGCCGAAGTCACCCTCGCCGACGGTTCGTTCGGCCGTGCGGCCGTGCCCAGTGGCGCATCCACCGGCACGCGCGAGGCGGTCGAACTGCGCGACGGCGACAAGAGCCGCTACGGCGGCAAGGGCGTGAAGAACGCGGTCGCCAACGTCAACGGCGCCATCGCCAAGGCGCTCGCCGGTCACGACGCGGCCGACCAGAAGGGCCTCGACGACGCCCTCATCACCCTCGACGGCACCGACAACAAGGGCAAGCTCGGCGCCAATGCGCTGCTGGGCGTGTCCATGGCCGCCGCGCACGCCGTGGCCGCCTCGAAGAAGCAGGCCCTGTGGCAGTACCTCATGGTCGACGGCGGCGGTTCGCTGCCGGTGCCGATGATGAACATCATCAACGGCGGCGCGCACGCCGACAACAACGTCGACGTGCAGGAGTTCATGGTGCTGCCGGTCGGCGCGCCGAGCTTCGCCGAAGCGTTGCGCTACGGCGCGGAAATCTTCCACGCCCTGAAGTCGGTGCTGAAGGGGCGTGGCCTCAATACCGCCGTGGGCGACGAAGGCGGCTTCGCGCCGAACCTCAAGTCCAACGTCGAAGCGCTCGACACCATCCTCGAGGCGGTGAACAAGGCCGGCTACAAGGTGGGCAGCGACATCCTGCTCGGCCTCGACGTGGCCAGCTCGGAGTTCTTCAAGGACGGCAAGTACGATCTGGAAGGCGAGGGCAAGGTCTTCACGCCGGAGCAGTGGGTGGACACCCTGGCCTCGTGGGCGAAGCAGTATCCCATCGTCACCATCGAGGACGGCATGGCCGAGGGCGACTGGGACGGTTGGGCGCACCTCACCAAGGTGGTGGACGGCGGCATCCAGCTCGTCGGCGACGATCTCTTCGTGACGAACCCGAAGATCTTCCAGGAAGGCATCGACAAGAAGATCGCCAACGCGATCCTCATCAAGGTCAACCAGATCGGCACGCTGTCCGAGACGCTCGAAGCCATCGCCATGGCCGACCGCGCGAAGTACGCGGCCATCGTCTCGCACCGTTCGGGCGAAACCGAAGACACCACCATCTCCGACATCGCCGTGGCCACCACCGCCACGCAGATCAAGACCGGTTCGCTCTGCCGCACCGATCGCGTGGCCAAGTACAACCAGCTGCTGCGCATCGAGGAGGCCCTGGGCGCCAAGGC
- a CDS encoding CTP synthase: MTPLIFVTGGVVSSLGKGIAAASLASILEARGLSVTMMKLDPYINVDPGTMSPFQHGEVYVTDDGAETDLDLGHYERFVRTRLTGKNSITTGKIYESVIRKERRGDYLGATVQVIPHITDEIKHAIHEATRGFDVALVEIGGTVGDIESLPFLEAIRQLRIEHGPEKCMFVHLTLVPYIKAAGEIKTKPTQHSVKELRSIGIQPDVLLCRCEEPLPDGERHKIALFTNVPKNAVISTIDVDIIYKLPMWLHEQGLDDLVIKRLGLDAGPADLSSWIRTVEAVEHPRDEVTIAIVGKYVEHKDAYKSLGEALRHGGIKQSTRVTLEWVDSEEVEARGARAVLGGADAILVPGGFGKRGFEGKILAAQFARETGVPYFGICYGMHAAVVEFARNIAGLSQADSSENDRNTPDPVIGLITEWTTASGEIETRNERSDLGGTMRLGSQEARLKAGTLARELYGEDVVRERHRHRYEFNNRYRQSFEDLGLVISGKSMDDLLVEIVELPRHVHPWFLGCQAHPEFTSTPREGHPLFIGFIRAAREYKAVRDGEKLAARSEESAA, translated from the coding sequence ATGACTCCCCTGATTTTCGTCACCGGCGGTGTGGTGTCTTCCCTCGGGAAAGGCATCGCAGCGGCATCGCTTGCGTCCATTCTCGAGGCGCGCGGCCTTTCGGTCACCATGATGAAGCTCGATCCGTACATCAACGTGGATCCGGGCACCATGAGTCCCTTCCAGCACGGCGAGGTTTACGTCACCGACGACGGCGCCGAGACCGACCTCGACCTGGGCCACTACGAGCGCTTCGTGCGCACGCGCCTCACCGGCAAGAATTCCATCACCACCGGCAAGATCTACGAATCGGTGATCCGCAAGGAGCGCCGGGGCGATTACCTCGGTGCCACCGTGCAGGTGATCCCGCACATCACCGACGAGATCAAGCACGCCATCCATGAAGCCACCCGCGGCTTCGACGTGGCCCTGGTCGAGATCGGCGGCACGGTGGGCGACATCGAATCGCTGCCGTTCCTCGAGGCCATCCGCCAGTTGCGCATCGAGCACGGTCCCGAGAAGTGCATGTTCGTGCATCTCACCCTCGTGCCGTACATCAAGGCCGCCGGCGAGATCAAGACCAAGCCCACCCAGCATTCGGTGAAGGAGCTGCGCTCCATCGGTATCCAGCCCGACGTGCTGCTGTGCCGTTGCGAGGAGCCGCTGCCCGACGGCGAGCGCCACAAGATCGCGTTGTTCACCAACGTGCCGAAGAACGCCGTCATCAGCACCATCGACGTCGACATCATCTACAAGCTGCCGATGTGGCTGCACGAGCAGGGCCTCGACGACCTCGTCATCAAGCGCCTGGGACTCGATGCCGGCCCGGCCGATCTCTCCAGCTGGATCCGCACGGTCGAGGCCGTGGAGCACCCGCGCGACGAGGTCACCATCGCCATCGTCGGCAAGTACGTGGAACACAAGGACGCCTACAAGTCGTTGGGCGAGGCCCTGCGCCACGGCGGCATCAAGCAGTCCACGCGGGTCACGCTGGAATGGGTCGATTCCGAAGAGGTCGAGGCGCGCGGCGCACGCGCGGTGCTCGGCGGCGCCGATGCCATCCTCGTGCCCGGCGGCTTCGGCAAGCGCGGTTTCGAGGGCAAGATCCTCGCGGCGCAGTTCGCCCGTGAGACGGGCGTCCCCTATTTCGGCATCTGCTACGGCATGCACGCCGCGGTGGTCGAGTTCGCGCGCAACATCGCGGGCCTGTCGCAGGCCGATTCCAGCGAAAACGACCGCAACACGCCCGATCCGGTCATCGGCCTCATCACCGAATGGACCACCGCCAGCGGTGAGATCGAAACCCGCAACGAGCGCTCCGACCTCGGCGGCACCATGCGCCTGGGCTCGCAGGAAGCCCGCCTCAAGGCCGGCACGCTCGCCCGCGAACTCTACGGCGAAGACGTGGTGCGCGAGCGCCATCGCCATCGCTACGAGTTCAACAACCGTTACCGCCAGTCGTTCGAAGACCTGGGCCTGGTGATCTCGGGCAAGTCGATGGACGACCTGCTGGTGGAGATCGTCGAACTGCCGCGCCACGTGCACCCGTGGTTCCTCGGTTGCCAGGCGCATCCCGAATTCACGTCCACCCCGCGCGAGGGCCATCCGCTGTTCATCGGCTTCATCCGCGCCGCGCGCGAGTACAAGGCCGTGCGCGACGGCGAGAAGCTGGCCGCGCGTTCCGAGGAGTCCGCCGCATGA
- a CDS encoding aminopeptidase P family protein — protein MSTSPVPARLQALRAAMAREGVAAVVVPSADPHLSEYLPARWQAREWFSGFTGSAGTLVVTSTGGGVWTDSRYFAQAEAELAGTTLPLMKLNVAHTPEHVAWLVETLGEGDVVAVAGDSISVAGAEDLARRLGAVGARLRTDLDLPGAAWPDRPVRPEAPVYAHPAPFASVGRDEKLGHVRQAMRRAGATHHFVSSLDDIAWLTNLRGADVDYNPVFLAHLLVEHDRATLFVDAAKLPADVKAALAADGVAVAGYGTAASAIAALPDDAVLMIDPGKVVVAVLEGLPTSVKQVRASAPSTARKARKTGDELDHVRDVMRRDGAALVRAFRRLELGLSAGEPLTELDVDTLVREARAAQAGFVGESFSTIAGYQANGALPHYRATEAGFSPLAAQGLLLVDSGGQYLGGTTDITRVLALGPVTDEQRRDSTLVLKGMIALSRARFPKGASGPQLDALARAPLWAACMDFGHGTGHGVGYFLNVHEGPHGIRPPRPGADLVPLETGMITSIEPGLYKPGRHGIRHENLAVVVQADTTEFGEFLAFETLTLCPFDRRTLEPRLLEPSERAWLDDYHATVRAALSPLLGGEDRAWLEWHCAPL, from the coding sequence ATGAGCACATCCCCCGTTCCCGCCCGTCTCCAGGCCCTTCGCGCCGCCATGGCCCGTGAAGGCGTCGCCGCCGTCGTCGTCCCCAGCGCCGACCCCCATCTTTCCGAATACCTGCCCGCGCGCTGGCAGGCCCGCGAATGGTTCTCGGGCTTTACCGGCTCGGCCGGCACGCTCGTGGTGACGTCCACCGGCGGCGGCGTGTGGACCGATTCGCGCTATTTCGCCCAGGCCGAAGCCGAACTGGCCGGCACCACCCTGCCGCTGATGAAGCTGAACGTGGCGCACACGCCGGAGCACGTGGCGTGGCTGGTCGAGACCCTCGGCGAGGGCGACGTGGTGGCGGTGGCCGGCGACAGCATCTCCGTGGCCGGCGCGGAAGACCTCGCCAGGCGCCTTGGCGCCGTCGGCGCGCGCCTGCGCACCGACCTCGACCTGCCCGGCGCCGCATGGCCCGATCGTCCCGTCCGCCCGGAGGCGCCGGTATATGCGCATCCGGCACCGTTCGCCAGCGTCGGCCGCGACGAGAAGCTGGGGCATGTGCGCCAGGCGATGCGCCGCGCGGGCGCCACCCATCACTTCGTTTCCAGCCTCGACGACATCGCCTGGCTCACCAACCTGCGCGGCGCCGATGTCGACTACAACCCCGTTTTCCTCGCCCACCTGCTCGTCGAACACGACCGCGCCACCCTGTTCGTCGATGCGGCCAAGCTGCCGGCCGACGTGAAGGCCGCGCTCGCGGCCGACGGCGTCGCGGTGGCCGGCTACGGCACGGCGGCCTCCGCGATCGCCGCGCTGCCGGACGACGCCGTACTGATGATCGACCCCGGCAAGGTGGTGGTCGCCGTGCTCGAAGGCCTGCCCACCTCGGTGAAGCAGGTCCGCGCGAGCGCGCCGTCGACGGCCCGCAAGGCGCGCAAGACCGGCGACGAACTCGACCACGTCCGCGACGTGATGCGCCGCGACGGCGCGGCCCTGGTGCGCGCCTTCCGCCGCCTCGAACTCGGTCTGTCCGCCGGCGAACCGTTGACCGAACTGGACGTCGATACCCTCGTCCGCGAGGCGCGTGCCGCGCAGGCCGGATTCGTCGGCGAGAGCTTCTCCACCATCGCCGGTTACCAGGCCAACGGCGCCCTGCCGCATTACCGCGCCACGGAAGCCGGTTTCAGTCCGCTCGCCGCGCAGGGCCTGCTGCTGGTGGATTCGGGCGGCCAATACCTCGGCGGCACCACCGACATTACCCGCGTGCTCGCGCTGGGCCCGGTCACCGACGAGCAGCGTCGCGACTCCACCCTGGTGCTCAAGGGCATGATCGCGCTGTCGCGCGCCCGCTTCCCCAAGGGCGCCAGCGGTCCCCAGCTCGACGCCCTCGCCCGCGCGCCGCTCTGGGCCGCCTGCATGGACTTCGGCCATGGCACCGGCCATGGCGTGGGCTATTTCCTCAACGTGCACGAAGGCCCGCACGGCATCCGCCCCCCGCGCCCCGGCGCCGACCTGGTGCCGCTGGAGACGGGCATGATCACGTCCATCGAACCGGGCCTCTACAAACCCGGCCGCCACGGCATCCGCCACGAGAACCTCGCCGTGGTGGTGCAGGCCGATACCACGGAATTCGGCGAATTCCTCGCCTTCGAGACGCTGACGCTCTGCCCGTTCGACCGGCGCACCCTGGAGCCGCGGCTGCTGGAGCCGTCGGAGCGGGCGTGGCTGGACGATTACCACGCGACGGTGCGGGCGGCATTGTCGCCGCTGCTGGGCGGCGAGGATCGGGCATGGCTCGAGTGGCATTGCGCCCCTCTTTGA
- the panD gene encoding aspartate 1-decarboxylase: MQLNMLKCKIHRATVTHAELNYEGSIAIDGNLLDAAGIREYEQIHAWNISNGERFVTYALRADEGSGIISVNGSAARRVSVGDLVIIAAFASLSEAEMAKYQPDLVYVDANNRITHTNHSIPKQAA; this comes from the coding sequence ATGCAGCTCAATATGCTCAAGTGCAAGATCCACCGTGCCACGGTGACTCACGCCGAGCTGAACTACGAAGGTTCCATCGCCATCGACGGCAACCTGCTCGACGCCGCGGGCATCCGCGAATACGAGCAGATCCACGCGTGGAACATCAGCAACGGCGAGCGTTTCGTCACCTATGCACTGCGTGCCGACGAGGGCTCGGGCATCATCTCGGTGAACGGTAGCGCGGCGCGCCGCGTGTCGGTGGGCGACCTGGTGATCATCGCCGCCTTCGCGAGCCTCTCCGAGGCCGAGATGGCGAAGTACCAGCCCGACCTGGTTTACGTGGACGCGAACAACCGCATCACGCATACGAATCATTCGATTCCGAAGCAGGCGGCGTGA
- the parE gene encoding DNA topoisomerase IV subunit B — protein MNTRYNASDIEVLSGLDPVKRRPGMYTDTSRPNHLAQEVIDNSVDEALAGHAKTIEVTVFNDGSVEVSDDGRGMPVDIHPEEKVPGVELILTRLHAGGKFSNKNYAFSGGLHGVGVSVVNALSTRVDVTIRREGQEYRMSFADGDRASDLEVIGSVPKKKTGTTLRFWPDPKYFDTPKILVSKLKHLLRAKAVLCAGLTVRLHEEGGETTEWYFEDGLPDYLRGELQGAEALPADLFVKHFARDTDALDVALAWLPEGDLVQESYVNLIPTAQGGTHVNGLRSGLTNAIREFCDLRNLLPRGVKLAPEDVWERLSFVLSIKLQDAQFAGQTKERLSSRNAAGVVEGVIHDAFSLWLNQHVDLGEKIAQLAIERASARLKAAKQVVRKKITQGPALPGKLADCAATDLTRTELFLVEGDSAGGSAKQARDKDFQAILPLRGKILNTWEVESGAVLASQEVHDLAVAIGCDPGKDDLSGLRYGKVVILADADSDGLHIATLLSALFLRHFPALVSQGHVFVAMPPLFRVDVGKQVFYCLDEEEKRLMLEKVEREKMKGAVSVTRFKGLGEMNPAQLRESTIHPDTRRLVQLTVDTDDGTQKLMDMLLAKKRAGDRKQWLEEKGDLATLEV, from the coding sequence ATGAACACTCGCTACAACGCCTCAGACATCGAAGTCCTCAGCGGCCTTGACCCGGTCAAGCGCCGTCCCGGCATGTACACCGACACCTCGCGCCCCAACCACCTGGCGCAGGAAGTGATCGACAACTCGGTCGACGAAGCCCTGGCGGGCCACGCCAAGACCATCGAGGTCACCGTCTTCAACGACGGTTCGGTCGAGGTCAGCGACGACGGCCGCGGCATGCCGGTGGACATCCATCCCGAGGAGAAGGTGCCCGGCGTCGAACTGATCCTCACGCGCCTGCACGCGGGCGGCAAGTTCTCCAACAAGAACTACGCCTTTTCCGGCGGCCTGCACGGCGTGGGCGTTTCGGTGGTGAACGCGCTCTCCACCCGGGTGGACGTCACCATCCGTCGCGAAGGCCAGGAATACCGCATGAGCTTCGCCGACGGCGACCGTGCGAGCGACCTCGAAGTGATCGGCTCGGTACCGAAGAAGAAGACCGGCACCACGCTGCGTTTCTGGCCCGACCCGAAATACTTCGACACGCCCAAGATCCTCGTCTCCAAGCTCAAGCACCTCCTGCGCGCCAAAGCCGTGCTCTGCGCGGGCCTCACCGTGCGACTGCACGAGGAAGGCGGCGAAACCACCGAGTGGTATTTCGAGGACGGCCTGCCCGATTACCTGCGCGGCGAACTGCAGGGCGCCGAGGCGCTCCCCGCCGACCTCTTCGTGAAGCACTTCGCCCGCGACACCGACGCGCTCGACGTCGCCCTGGCCTGGCTGCCCGAGGGCGACCTGGTGCAGGAGAGTTACGTCAACCTGATTCCCACCGCGCAAGGCGGCACGCACGTCAACGGCCTGCGCTCGGGCCTCACCAATGCCATCCGCGAATTCTGCGACCTGCGCAACCTGCTGCCGCGCGGCGTGAAGCTCGCCCCGGAAGACGTCTGGGAGCGCCTGTCGTTCGTGCTCAGCATCAAGCTGCAGGACGCCCAGTTCGCCGGACAGACGAAAGAGCGCCTGTCGTCGCGCAACGCGGCCGGCGTGGTCGAGGGCGTGATCCACGATGCCTTCAGCCTGTGGCTCAACCAGCACGTCGACCTCGGCGAGAAGATCGCCCAACTCGCCATCGAGCGCGCCAGCGCACGCCTGAAAGCGGCCAAGCAGGTGGTGCGCAAGAAGATCACCCAGGGTCCCGCCCTTCCCGGCAAGCTCGCCGACTGCGCGGCCACCGACCTCACCCGCACCGAACTCTTCCTCGTCGAGGGCGATTCGGCGGGCGGCTCGGCCAAGCAGGCGCGCGACAAGGATTTCCAGGCCATCCTTCCGCTGCGCGGCAAGATCCTCAACACCTGGGAGGTCGAATCCGGCGCCGTGCTGGCCTCGCAGGAAGTGCACGACCTCGCCGTGGCCATCGGCTGCGACCCGGGCAAGGACGATCTGTCGGGCCTGCGCTACGGCAAGGTGGTGATCCTCGCCGACGCCGACTCCGACGGCCTGCACATCGCGACCCTGCTCTCGGCGCTGTTCCTGCGCCACTTCCCCGCCCTGGTGAGCCAGGGTCACGTCTTCGTGGCCATGCCGCCGCTGTTCCGCGTGGACGTGGGCAAGCAGGTGTTCTATTGCCTCGACGAGGAAGAAAAACGCCTCATGCTCGAGAAGGTGGAGCGCGAGAAGATGAAGGGCGCCGTCTCGGTCACCCGCTTCAAGGGCCTGGGCGAGATGAACCCCGCGCAGCTGCGCGAATCCACCATCCATCCGGATACCCGCCGCCTCGTGCAGCTCACCGTCGACACCGACGACGGCACACAGAAGCTCATGGACATGCTGCTGGCCAAGAAGCGCGCGGGTGACCGCAAGCAGTGGCTGGAGGAAAAGGGCGACCTGGCCACGCTCGAAGTGTGA